The following proteins are co-located in the Planctomycetia bacterium genome:
- a CDS encoding acetolactate synthase, with translation MTYGDEGGTELSTLRGRDYPGVRQFSIFLENRVGALLDMVRRLEASGNRIVAMSVVDSADCAVIRLILSDPERAVETLQQAKLPFLECDLLLVQLPQGNAPVGMVCKALLAAEINIHYAYPLMIGSASHRPVLAIHVDDHETGSQTLQRQGFTVLSERDLDCE, from the coding sequence ATGACATACGGTGATGAAGGGGGAACTGAACTGAGTACGCTGCGTGGCAGGGATTATCCTGGCGTACGCCAGTTCAGTATTTTCCTGGAAAACCGGGTCGGCGCCCTGCTTGATATGGTTCGCAGGCTGGAAGCATCAGGCAATCGCATTGTGGCCATGTCGGTGGTTGATTCAGCCGACTGTGCAGTGATTCGTCTGATTCTGAGCGACCCGGAGCGGGCAGTTGAAACACTGCAACAGGCCAAACTGCCTTTTCTGGAATGCGATCTGCTGCTGGTTCAATTGCCTCAGGGCAATGCTCCGGTTGGCATGGTCTGCAAGGCTCTACTGGCTGCTGAGATCAACATCCACTATGCCTACCCGCTGATGATTGGCAGTGCCAGCCATCGCCCGGTGCTGGCCATCCATGTGGATGACCATGAAACAGGCAGCCAGACTCTTCAAAGGCAGGGCTTCACGGTTCTGTCGGAGCGGGATCTGGACTGCGAATAA